Proteins encoded in a region of the Clostridium butyricum genome:
- the uvrB gene encoding excinuclease ABC subunit UvrB has product MGEFKIHSKFKPTGDQPQAIEKLIDSINHDHRGQTLLGVTGSGKTFTMANIIERLQRPTIVLAHNKTLAAQLCSEFKEFFPDNIVEYFVSYYDYYQPEAYVPQTDTFIEKDASINDEIDKLRHSATSALFERRDVIIVASVSCIYGLGNPDEYKKLTLSLRTGMEKERNEIIKKLVEIQYERNDIDFSRGTFRVRGDSLDIIPASYSNKGIRIEFFGDEIDRIREFDVLTGSIIGDRNHVAITPASHFATSKETVDRAIGKIEDELEERLRELNSQDKLLEAQRLRQRTNYDIEMIKEMGYCSGIENYSRILDGRDSGTPPKTLLDYFPEDFLMFIDESHVTLPQVRAMYAGDRSRKNTLVDYGFRLPCAYDNRPLKFEEFEKKIKQVVFVSATPSQYELDNSEEIAEQIIRPTGLLDPEIVIRPVTGQIDDLYGEINKTTERGFRTLVTTLTKRMAEDLTKYLTELGVKTTYMHSEIDTIERMKIIKDLRTGEFDVLVGINLLREGLDIPEVALVAILDADKEGFLRSETSLIQTIGRAARNSESRVIMYADNITKSMNKAIKETERRREIQTKYNEEHGITPTTIIKDVRDVIEATKVAEDTAEYKTDENKKLTKKQRDKLIKEYTNEMMLAAKNLQFERAAELRDIIKQLTSNS; this is encoded by the coding sequence GTGGGAGAGTTTAAAATTCATTCGAAATTTAAGCCTACAGGTGATCAGCCACAGGCTATAGAAAAACTTATAGATTCAATAAACCATGATCATAGAGGCCAGACACTTCTTGGAGTAACTGGATCTGGAAAGACTTTTACTATGGCTAACATTATAGAGAGGCTTCAGAGGCCAACCATAGTACTTGCACACAATAAGACTCTTGCAGCACAGTTATGTTCGGAATTTAAAGAGTTTTTTCCAGATAATATAGTTGAGTATTTCGTATCTTATTATGATTATTATCAACCAGAAGCATATGTACCACAGACTGATACTTTTATTGAAAAGGATGCATCTATAAATGATGAAATAGATAAACTTCGTCACTCTGCAACATCGGCATTGTTTGAAAGACGTGATGTAATAATAGTGGCATCAGTTTCATGTATATATGGACTTGGTAATCCAGATGAATATAAAAAGCTTACGTTGAGTTTAAGGACTGGAATGGAAAAAGAACGTAATGAGATAATAAAGAAACTCGTAGAAATACAGTATGAGAGAAATGATATTGATTTTTCAAGAGGTACATTTAGAGTAAGAGGAGATTCTTTAGATATTATTCCAGCATCATATTCAAATAAAGGCATAAGAATTGAATTTTTTGGAGATGAAATAGACAGGATAAGAGAATTTGATGTACTTACAGGAAGTATAATTGGAGATAGAAATCATGTTGCAATAACTCCAGCTTCCCACTTTGCTACATCTAAAGAAACCGTAGACAGAGCAATAGGGAAAATTGAAGATGAACTTGAAGAAAGATTAAGAGAACTTAATTCTCAAGATAAGCTTTTGGAAGCACAAAGACTAAGACAGAGAACAAATTATGATATTGAAATGATAAAAGAAATGGGATACTGTAGTGGAATTGAAAATTATTCAAGAATACTAGATGGTAGAGATTCAGGAACACCACCAAAAACTCTCTTAGATTACTTCCCAGAAGATTTCTTAATGTTCATAGATGAAAGTCATGTAACACTTCCACAGGTTAGAGCTATGTATGCAGGTGATAGATCAAGAAAAAATACATTAGTTGATTATGGATTCAGGCTTCCTTGTGCATATGATAATAGGCCTTTAAAGTTTGAAGAATTTGAAAAGAAGATAAAGCAGGTTGTATTTGTCAGTGCAACTCCTTCTCAGTATGAACTTGATAATTCTGAAGAAATAGCTGAACAGATAATAAGACCAACTGGACTCCTTGATCCAGAAATTGTAATAAGACCAGTAACAGGACAAATTGATGATTTATATGGTGAAATAAATAAAACAACAGAACGTGGATTCAGAACTCTTGTAACAACACTTACAAAACGTATGGCAGAAGACCTTACTAAGTATCTTACAGAGCTTGGAGTAAAGACTACTTATATGCACTCTGAGATTGACACTATAGAAAGAATGAAAATAATAAAAGATTTAAGAACTGGAGAATTTGACGTACTTGTTGGAATCAATCTTTTAAGAGAAGGACTTGATATACCAGAAGTTGCTCTTGTTGCAATTTTAGATGCAGATAAAGAAGGATTTTTAAGATCTGAAACATCATTAATCCAGACAATAGGAAGAGCAGCGAGAAATTCAGAGAGCAGAGTTATAATGTATGCAGATAATATAACTAAATCAATGAATAAGGCAATTAAAGAAACGGAAAGAAGAAGAGAAATTCAAACGAAATATAATGAAGAACATGGAATAACTCCTACTACAATAATTAAGGATGTAAGGGATGTTATAGAAGCTACAAAAGTTGCAGAAGATACTGCAGAATATAAAACTGACGAAAATAAGAAGCTTACTAAGAAACAAAGAGATAAGCTTATTAAAGAATATACAAATGAAATGATGCTTGCAGCAAAGAACTTACAATTTGAGAGAGCGGCAGAACTTAGAGACATAATTAAACAGTTAACAAGTAACAGTTAA
- a CDS encoding S41 family peptidase, whose amino-acid sequence MRKSKKGTFARNNTKTSKKSIILIASLMIILSVSSLMIGNYIATKGIFFVKTSENVKSTASQINDASKYSALFTVRDTLIEKYDGEINDDVLLEGAIKGMTSALNDPYTVFMNNDEFEKLIKQSNGSMTGIGVNIANLDNKIVIVSPIKDSPAEKAGIKSNDVIEKINDVAYTGDQLSEAVSVISNSVGSEIKFTIDREGTNPFDVVIKPQEVKLSVIDGEMLDYSMGYIRIHSFMNENTTEDFKNKIEELKGQGMKGLIVDLRENPGGLLSEAVGVASQFIPKDKIITYTVDKYENRNESLSVGGIAEGMPLVILVNEDSASASEVVTGALRDYKAATIVGNTTFGKGIVQQTVRFNNGIGGLKVTISKYYTPNGENIHKIGIVPDVEVSTDNKFDSQGYNKDQDKQLKTAIDELNKKMN is encoded by the coding sequence ATGAGGAAGTCGAAAAAAGGAACGTTTGCAAGGAATAATACAAAAACTTCAAAAAAGTCAATAATATTGATTGCATCATTGATGATAATTTTAAGTGTATCTTCTTTAATGATTGGAAACTATATAGCTACTAAAGGCATATTTTTTGTGAAAACATCAGAAAACGTTAAGAGTACAGCATCTCAAATTAATGATGCCAGTAAATATTCAGCATTATTTACAGTAAGAGATACATTGATTGAAAAGTATGATGGAGAAATAAATGATGATGTATTACTTGAAGGTGCGATTAAAGGTATGACAAGTGCACTAAATGATCCATACACAGTGTTTATGAATAATGATGAATTTGAAAAATTAATAAAACAGAGTAATGGTTCAATGACAGGTATTGGTGTTAATATTGCAAATTTAGATAATAAAATAGTTATTGTATCACCAATTAAAGATTCACCAGCAGAAAAAGCTGGTATAAAAAGCAATGATGTTATAGAAAAAATAAATGATGTTGCATATACAGGGGATCAGCTTAGCGAAGCTGTAAGTGTTATCTCAAATTCTGTAGGAAGCGAAATTAAGTTTACAATTGACAGAGAAGGAACTAATCCATTTGATGTTGTAATAAAGCCTCAAGAAGTAAAATTAAGTGTAATTGATGGTGAAATGCTTGATTACTCAATGGGATATATAAGAATTCACTCATTTATGAATGAGAACACAACAGAAGATTTTAAAAACAAAATTGAAGAACTTAAAGGACAGGGGATGAAAGGTCTTATAGTTGATTTAAGAGAAAATCCAGGAGGTCTTTTAAGTGAAGCAGTTGGTGTTGCATCGCAATTTATTCCTAAGGATAAAATTATAACTTATACTGTAGACAAATATGAAAATAGAAATGAATCCTTATCAGTTGGAGGAATTGCAGAAGGAATGCCATTAGTTATACTTGTAAATGAAGATAGTGCAAGTGCATCAGAAGTTGTTACAGGTGCTCTAAGGGATTATAAAGCAGCAACAATTGTTGGAAACACAACTTTCGGTAAGGGAATCGTTCAGCAGACAGTAAGGTTTAACAATGGTATTGGAGGACTGAAAGTAACAATTTCAAAATACTACACACCAAATGGAGAAAATATTCACAAGATAGGAATTGTTCCTGATGTTGAAGTTTCAACAGATAATAAGTTTGATTCTCAAGGATATAATAAAGATCAAGATAAGCAATTGAAAACCGCAATAGATGAATTAAATAAAAAAATGAATTAA
- the ftsX gene encoding permease-like cell division protein FtsX: MKINTITYYIKDAFVSLKRNKTISIASIITVLITFFVLGIFMLVATNINKGIENVQSKVEIKIFLKDDIKLIDQREIEIKLREIDGVKDVIYSSKEDEYRNFQETTNENEGLLKGYTFDNNPFQAAFTVKLESPEYASNVGEGIKDFEGVDSIQDQQALVDKVVGIVKGVKTVGIGLFAVLVGVSIFLIMNTTKLTVYSRRREVGIMKFVGATDWFIRWPFVIEGMVIGLVGAVFACVALFFAYKGLFVWIASILSFVSIVNPMYIISNLLWQFAIGGIVVGGIASVIALRKFLIV, from the coding sequence ATGAAAATTAATACTATAACCTATTATATTAAAGATGCTTTTGTAAGTTTAAAGAGAAACAAAACTATTAGTATTGCATCAATAATAACTGTTCTTATAACGTTTTTTGTTCTTGGAATATTTATGCTTGTTGCAACTAATATCAATAAAGGAATAGAAAATGTTCAAAGCAAAGTTGAAATAAAGATATTTTTAAAAGATGACATAAAGCTTATTGATCAAAGGGAAATTGAAATAAAGCTAAGAGAAATAGATGGTGTTAAAGATGTTATATATTCTTCAAAAGAAGATGAATATAGAAATTTCCAAGAAACTACTAATGAAAATGAAGGTTTATTAAAAGGTTATACATTTGATAATAATCCATTTCAGGCAGCATTTACAGTTAAACTAGAATCACCAGAATATGCTTCAAATGTAGGTGAAGGAATAAAAGATTTTGAAGGTGTAGATTCGATTCAAGATCAACAGGCATTAGTTGATAAAGTTGTTGGTATAGTTAAAGGTGTAAAAACTGTAGGTATAGGATTGTTTGCAGTATTAGTTGGTGTTTCAATATTCTTAATAATGAATACAACAAAGCTTACTGTTTATTCAAGAAGAAGAGAAGTTGGAATAATGAAATTTGTAGGGGCTACTGATTGGTTTATAAGATGGCCGTTTGTCATTGAAGGTATGGTAATTGGTCTTGTTGGAGCAGTGTTTGCATGTGTAGCATTATTCTTTGCATATAAAGGATTATTTGTTTGGATTGCTTCTATTTTATCATTTGTAAGCATAGTAAATCCTATGTATATTATAAGTAATTTATTATGGCAGTTTGCAATTGGTGGAATTGTGGTTGGTGGAATTGCCAGCGTAATTGCTTTAAGAAAATTCTTAATAGTATAA
- the ftsE gene encoding cell division ATP-binding protein FtsE, whose amino-acid sequence MIEFRGVSKIYDKNVKALSDVNVEIEAGEFVFLVGPSGSGKSTFIKMLLKEVEPTNGKVIVADKDLSKITRKQVPYYRRKIGMVFQDFRLIPNLNVYENVAFAMRVVEASPKEIRRRVPMVLSLVGLSHKYKMFPNELSGGEQQRVSLARALVNNPSVLIADEPTGNLDPDTAMEIMELLDDINKSGTTILMATHAKEIVDYMKKRVIAIEKGEIVRDEKRGKYEDEN is encoded by the coding sequence ATGATTGAATTTAGAGGTGTATCTAAGATATATGATAAAAATGTAAAAGCGCTATCAGATGTTAATGTTGAAATAGAAGCAGGTGAATTCGTATTCTTAGTTGGTCCTAGTGGATCAGGAAAGTCTACGTTTATAAAGATGTTATTAAAAGAAGTAGAACCTACTAATGGTAAAGTAATTGTTGCAGATAAAGATTTATCAAAGATTACTAGAAAACAGGTTCCTTATTATAGAAGAAAAATTGGGATGGTGTTTCAGGACTTTAGATTAATACCAAACCTTAATGTATATGAAAATGTTGCATTTGCAATGAGAGTTGTAGAAGCATCTCCAAAAGAAATAAGAAGAAGAGTTCCAATGGTTCTATCATTAGTTGGATTATCACATAAATATAAAATGTTCCCTAATGAATTATCAGGAGGAGAACAGCAAAGAGTTTCCCTTGCAAGAGCATTAGTTAACAATCCATCAGTGTTAATTGCGGACGAACCTACAGGTAACCTTGATCCAGATACAGCAATGGAAATAATGGAGTTACTTGATGATATAAATAAATCTGGGACTACTATTTTAATGGCTACTCATGCTAAAGAGATCGTTGATTATATGAAAAAGAGAGTTATAGCTATTGAAAAAGGAGAAATAGTTAGAGACGAGAAGAGAGGTAAGTACGAAGATGAAAATTAA
- a CDS encoding YitT family protein, protein MNKKDFKSYSIITFGIILVAISVEYFFAPNNLAAGGVTGAAIVVNALIPNLSVGVLTFIMNAALFVVAFMFIDGNFGVKTIYASLGLSVILWIIEKFFNPVAITNDVLMATIFGTIISAIGMAIVFNENASTGGTDILAKMLNKFFHLDIGKSLLVVDFVITFASALVFGIDLGLYAILGVILLGILVDRFIEGFNACKSIFIISQKNKEISQFIMKELDRGCTFLKAEGGYTNAENNVIYAVVSRNQFIKLKNYIKQIDSDAFIAVGEVHEVLGEGFKDIKQD, encoded by the coding sequence ATGAATAAAAAAGATTTTAAAAGTTATTCAATAATTACATTTGGAATTATATTAGTTGCTATTTCAGTAGAGTATTTTTTTGCACCTAATAATTTAGCAGCAGGAGGAGTAACAGGAGCTGCTATTGTAGTGAATGCTTTAATTCCTAATTTATCAGTTGGAGTATTGACCTTTATTATGAATGCTGCATTATTTGTGGTGGCATTTATGTTTATTGATGGAAATTTTGGGGTTAAAACAATATATGCTAGCTTAGGTTTATCAGTAATATTATGGATTATTGAAAAATTCTTTAATCCTGTAGCTATAACAAATGACGTTCTTATGGCTACTATATTTGGTACTATTATTTCTGCTATAGGAATGGCTATTGTATTTAACGAAAATGCATCAACAGGAGGTACAGATATATTAGCTAAGATGCTAAATAAATTTTTTCATTTAGATATTGGTAAATCTCTTTTAGTTGTTGATTTCGTAATAACATTTGCAAGTGCACTTGTTTTTGGAATAGATTTAGGACTATATGCTATATTAGGTGTTATTTTACTTGGAATACTTGTAGATAGATTTATCGAAGGATTTAATGCATGTAAAAGTATTTTCATAATCAGTCAGAAAAATAAAGAAATAAGTCAATTTATAATGAAGGAATTAGACAGAGGATGTACTTTTCTAAAAGCAGAAGGTGGTTATACAAATGCAGAAAACAATGTGATTTATGCAGTTGTAAGCAGAAATCAGTTTATAAAACTTAAGAATTATATAAAACAAATTGATAGCGATGCTTTTATTGCAGTAGGAGAGGTACATGAAGTACTAGGAGAGGGATTTAAGGACATAAAACAGGATTAA
- a CDS encoding transketolase family protein, protein MGNKVATREAYGKALVKLSNLNDRVVVLDADLSKSTKTADFKTAAPERFINMGIAEGNMMGVAAGLATCGKIPFASSFAMFAAGRAFEQIRNSICYPRLNVKVCATHAGLTVGEDGATHQSVEDIALMRAIPNMTIINPVDAVETEAAILAIAEYEGPCYVRLGRLAVETVNDENNYKFEIGKGITLSEGNDVTIVATGMMVQLALKAKEELSKEGINAKIINIHTIKPIDCELLVKAAKETGAIVTAEEHSIVGGLGSAVSEVVTEEFPVPVVKVGIKDTFGESGKPDQLLEKYGLTVESIVNSAKRAISLKK, encoded by the coding sequence ATGGGAAATAAAGTAGCAACTAGAGAGGCTTATGGAAAAGCGTTAGTAAAACTTTCAAATTTAAATGATAGAGTTGTTGTATTAGATGCAGATCTTTCAAAGTCAACTAAAACAGCAGATTTTAAAACAGCTGCACCAGAAAGATTTATAAATATGGGAATAGCAGAAGGTAATATGATGGGTGTTGCAGCAGGTCTTGCAACATGTGGAAAAATACCATTTGCAAGTTCTTTTGCAATGTTTGCAGCAGGAAGAGCTTTTGAACAAATAAGAAATTCAATATGTTATCCAAGATTAAATGTAAAAGTATGTGCAACACATGCAGGATTAACTGTTGGAGAAGATGGAGCAACTCATCAATCAGTTGAAGATATTGCATTAATGAGAGCTATACCTAACATGACAATTATAAATCCAGTTGATGCAGTAGAAACAGAAGCTGCTATTTTAGCAATTGCTGAATATGAAGGTCCTTGCTATGTTAGATTAGGAAGACTAGCTGTTGAAACTGTAAATGATGAAAATAATTATAAGTTTGAAATCGGAAAAGGAATCACATTATCAGAAGGTAATGACGTAACAATAGTAGCTACTGGGATGATGGTTCAATTAGCATTAAAAGCTAAAGAAGAGTTGTCAAAAGAAGGAATAAATGCTAAAATAATTAATATCCACACAATAAAGCCAATAGATTGTGAATTATTAGTTAAAGCTGCAAAGGAAACAGGAGCTATTGTTACTGCTGAAGAACACAGCATAGTTGGTGGACTTGGATCAGCTGTTTCAGAAGTCGTAACAGAGGAATTCCCAGTTCCAGTTGTTAAAGTTGGAATTAAAGATACATTTGGTGAAAGCGGAAAGCCAGATCAATTATTAGAAAAATATGGCTTAACTGTTGAATCAATTGTTAATAGTGCAAAGAGAGCTATATCATTAAAAAAATAA
- a CDS encoding transketolase produces MKNKQELENISKLIRKDIVTMLTESASGHPGGSLSIADIMSVLFFEEMNIDPKDSKNSNRDRFVLSKGHAAPALYSALARRGYLEVEELNTLRKIDSRLQGHPNMNDLPGIDMSTGSLGQGISAAVGMALAGKLDKKDYRVFTILGDGELEEGQVWEASMAAAHYKLDNLTAFVDNNGLQIDGNIEDVMNPGPIDKKFEAFGWNVLKIDGHDFDQIRDAISKAKEAKGQPTVIVCKTIKGKGVSFMENEAGWHGNAPNKEQCEQALKEIGGEN; encoded by the coding sequence ATGAAGAATAAACAAGAGCTAGAAAATATTTCTAAGCTAATTAGAAAAGACATAGTAACTATGCTTACAGAATCAGCATCAGGTCATCCAGGCGGATCATTATCAATAGCAGATATAATGTCAGTTTTATTTTTTGAAGAAATGAACATAGATCCAAAGGATTCTAAAAATTCAAACAGAGATAGATTTGTTTTATCAAAGGGACATGCTGCACCAGCATTATACAGCGCTTTAGCAAGAAGAGGCTATTTAGAAGTAGAAGAGTTAAATACATTAAGAAAAATAGATTCTAGATTACAAGGACATCCTAATATGAATGATTTACCAGGGATTGATATGTCCACAGGTTCATTAGGTCAAGGTATATCAGCAGCAGTGGGGATGGCTTTAGCTGGAAAATTAGATAAAAAAGATTACAGAGTATTTACAATATTAGGTGATGGAGAACTTGAAGAGGGTCAAGTTTGGGAAGCATCTATGGCAGCAGCACATTATAAATTAGATAATTTAACTGCCTTTGTAGATAATAATGGATTACAAATAGATGGAAATATTGAAGATGTAATGAACCCAGGTCCTATAGATAAAAAGTTTGAAGCATTTGGTTGGAATGTTTTAAAAATTGATGGACATGATTTTGATCAAATAAGAGACGCTATAAGTAAGGCTAAAGAAGCAAAAGGTCAGCCTACAGTTATAGTATGTAAGACTATAAAAGGTAAAGGCGTTTCATTTATGGAAAATGAAGCAGGATGGCACGGAAATGCTCCTAACAAAGAACAATGTGAACAAGCGCTTAAGGAAATTGGAGGGGAAAACTAA
- a CDS encoding type II toxin-antitoxin system PemK/MazF family toxin, whose protein sequence is MANIVVKRGEIFYADLSPVIGSEQGGIRPVIIIQNDIGNRYSPTVIVAAITSQINKAKLPIHVEISSEEYGLNRDSVVLLEQIRTLDKRRLKEKIGHMTEADMKKVNKALAISLNLS, encoded by the coding sequence ATGGCAAACATTGTGGTAAAAAGAGGGGAAATTTTTTATGCGGATTTAAGTCCGGTAATAGGTTCAGAACAGGGTGGAATAAGACCTGTAATTATAATTCAAAATGATATTGGGAATAGATATAGTCCTACTGTTATTGTTGCGGCAATAACATCTCAAATAAATAAAGCCAAGCTACCTATACATGTGGAGATATCTTCAGAAGAATATGGACTCAATAGAGATTCAGTAGTTTTATTAGAACAAATAAGGACTTTAGATAAGAGAAGACTTAAAGAAAAAATAGGACATATGACTGAAGCTGATATGAAGAAAGTTAATAAAGCTCTTGCTATCAGTTTGAATCTATCTTGA
- a CDS encoding germination lipoprotein GerS-related protein, translating to MDSDNKKNKFKKLLWLLIFVPICIFAVIIFSRKMVTPSNEEIIDKLYNTKNYSCKVEYTFINSKDEYKENTMQYYSGDNGMRIEFQDADGRVKVYKGSEIQMQGENGKDYVVDKNIDEIYPLAFINNILDKSVSGELETVDTEWSDNEYIKVNIDYPDGNKHIDKGEFYVDKKTKSPVLLKIFDDEGKERILISYKEFKSSKESDESLF from the coding sequence ATGGATTCGGATAATAAAAAAAATAAATTTAAAAAATTACTTTGGTTATTGATTTTTGTGCCTATATGCATTTTTGCAGTTATCATTTTTAGCAGGAAAATGGTGACACCATCAAATGAAGAAATTATTGATAAGCTATATAATACAAAAAATTATAGTTGTAAAGTTGAATATACTTTTATTAATTCTAAAGATGAGTATAAAGAAAATACTATGCAATACTATAGTGGAGATAATGGAATGCGCATAGAATTTCAAGATGCCGATGGACGAGTAAAAGTATATAAAGGATCAGAGATTCAGATGCAAGGGGAAAATGGCAAGGATTATGTAGTTGATAAAAACATAGATGAAATATATCCTTTGGCGTTTATAAACAATATTTTAGATAAGAGTGTAAGTGGAGAGCTAGAAACGGTAGATACGGAATGGTCAGATAATGAATATATAAAAGTAAATATAGACTATCCAGACGGCAATAAACATATTGATAAAGGTGAATTTTATGTAGATAAAAAAACAAAATCTCCAGTATTATTAAAAATATTTGATGATGAGGGTAAGGAGAGAATACTTATATCATACAAAGAGTTCAAATCAAGCAAAGAGAGTGATGAAAGTTTATTTTAG
- a CDS encoding bifunctional ADP-dependent NAD(P)H-hydrate dehydratase/NAD(P)H-hydrate epimerase: MIEVFHRDKCRKMDQEAINQYGIPSIVLMENAARGIFEDIYYKWDSFLILCGKGNNGGDGLALARHLAIEGKNVKVVIISKDENYSQDFKTNFDIIRRILDNDKITYIKNENDITEEFIKDLTYYDVTIDGIFGVGLNRKLDFWIQNLICCINKYGKYIVSLDVPSGLDCNLGVELDIAVKAKITYTFEVIKRGFLNYNAFKFIGKVKIIKIGIPQVVRKNNSDNLYILENEEYKNIIPSRKLYGHKGDYGRALIVAGSKGFSGAAYITTECTIRAGAGLVTLGCKEEIQDILAEKLIEAMTVSCESSKFGSIIEKSDSIAFGPGIGTDKYEEELLHEVIDKSKCPIVIDADGITILAKNKGMLEELKDRAIITPHPGEMARLLGLTVSEVESDRIRIASEFAKKYGIIVLLKGYNTIITDGNNTYINPTGNSKMASGGMGDALTGIINAFISQKVNILDAALIGAYIHGYIADKLSKEVYILNARDIINEMPRVINDICLK, translated from the coding sequence ATGATAGAAGTTTTTCATAGAGATAAATGCAGAAAAATGGATCAAGAAGCTATAAACCAGTATGGAATTCCAAGCATTGTTTTAATGGAAAATGCGGCAAGAGGTATTTTTGAAGATATATATTATAAGTGGGATTCGTTTCTTATATTATGTGGAAAGGGAAATAATGGAGGAGACGGATTAGCATTAGCTAGACATCTTGCTATTGAGGGAAAAAACGTAAAAGTAGTCATTATAAGCAAGGATGAAAATTATAGTCAGGATTTTAAAACTAATTTTGATATTATAAGAAGAATTCTTGATAATGATAAGATAACGTACATCAAAAATGAAAATGATATCACAGAAGAGTTTATCAAAGATTTAACATATTATGATGTTACTATAGATGGGATTTTTGGAGTTGGGTTAAATAGAAAATTAGATTTTTGGATTCAGAATCTTATATGTTGTATCAATAAATATGGAAAATATATAGTTTCATTAGATGTTCCTTCAGGTTTAGACTGCAATTTAGGGGTAGAGTTAGATATTGCAGTTAAAGCAAAAATAACATATACATTTGAAGTCATAAAAAGGGGTTTTTTAAACTACAACGCATTTAAATTTATAGGAAAAGTTAAAATTATAAAAATAGGTATTCCACAAGTGGTAAGAAAAAATAATAGTGATAATTTATATATTCTTGAAAATGAAGAATACAAGAATATAATTCCATCACGAAAGTTATATGGTCATAAAGGTGATTACGGAAGAGCTTTAATTGTTGCTGGTAGTAAAGGGTTTTCAGGTGCTGCATATATTACAACAGAATGTACAATAAGGGCTGGTGCTGGTCTTGTAACTTTAGGATGTAAAGAGGAAATACAAGATATATTGGCTGAAAAGTTAATTGAAGCCATGACAGTTTCATGTGAGTCTTCTAAGTTTGGGTCAATCATAGAAAAATCAGATTCAATTGCATTTGGACCGGGAATTGGAACTGATAAATATGAAGAAGAATTATTACATGAAGTGATAGATAAAAGCAAATGTCCAATAGTAATTGATGCAGACGGCATTACAATTTTAGCAAAAAATAAAGGGATGTTAGAAGAATTAAAAGATAGAGCTATAATCACTCCTCATCCAGGAGAGATGGCAAGGCTTTTAGGGTTAACTGTAAGTGAAGTTGAATCAGATAGAATAAGAATAGCCTCAGAATTTGCGAAAAAATATGGAATAATTGTTTTGTTGAAAGGTTACAATACAATAATTACAGATGGAAATAATACTTATATAAACCCTACAGGCAATAGTAAAATGGCATCTGGAGGAATGGGGGATGCATTGACTGGAATAATTAATGCATTTATTTCTCAAAAGGTTAATATTTTAGATGCTGCTCTAATAGGAGCATATATACATGGATATATAGCAGATAAGTTAAGCAAGGAAGTTTACATATTAAATGCTAGAGATATTATTAATGAAATGCCGAGAGTTATTAATGATATTTGTTTAAAATAG
- the acpS gene encoding holo-ACP synthase, with protein MIIGIGTDIIEIERIEIAVKRTKGFINKLFTENEINIFESRGFKSEVIAGNFAAKEAVSKALGTGFRGFGVKDIEILRDELGKPVVNLNSNVYEILKRKDVNIHLSISHNRTSAIAYAVMEVVE; from the coding sequence ATGATTATAGGGATAGGAACAGACATAATTGAAATTGAGAGAATCGAAATTGCTGTTAAAAGAACAAAGGGGTTTATAAATAAATTATTTACTGAAAATGAAATAAATATATTTGAATCAAGAGGGTTCAAAAGTGAAGTTATTGCTGGAAATTTTGCGGCAAAGGAAGCTGTAAGCAAGGCATTAGGAACTGGATTTAGGGGTTTTGGAGTAAAAGATATTGAGATATTAAGAGATGAATTGGGAAAGCCAGTAGTTAATTTAAATAGCAATGTATATGAAATTTTAAAAAGAAAAGATGTTAATATACATCTTAGCATTTCTCATAATAGAACAAGTGCAATAGCTTATGCTGTTATGGAGGTAGTAGAATGA